The genomic segment GGCGTTCACGGTCCAGGGTTCCCTGTTCCGGGAAAAATGACGGATGGTTTCTGCATTGGAGATGATATAGCCCACCCGCAGCCCTGGCAGGGCAAAGAACTTAGTCAGCGACCTTAGAATGATGAGCCTCGAGGAGGAGACGGCCTCCCTCTTTAAAGATTCTTCCTCGACAAAGTCGATGAAGGCCTCATCCAGGATAAACCAGACCTTCTCCCGCTCTGCTTGCGCTAAAATTTTCAGAAGATCCTCTTTCTCTGTCAGGATTCCCGTGGGATTGCTGGGATTCCCAAGGTAGAGGGCATCATACCCCTGGGTTAGGGAAAAGAGGAGACTCTCCACGCTAAGCTCGAACCCGTCCTCTTCTTCCGTCTCCAAATAATGAATGCTTACGTTGGTCCTTCCCGCTGAAATTTCCAGCGCGTTTTCATACTCACTGAATGCCGGGGTTACGATCAACGGACGCCGGATGCTCAAAACCCGAGGGATGGCGTAAATGAATTCCGTGGAGCCAGCCCCGACCAGGATCTGTTCTTCCGCCAAGCCGTGAAATTGCGCCAGAGTTCGTCTCAACTCAGAATACTGAGGATCAGGGTAGTGAAGAATAGCCGCAAGGCCCTGCTTAAGCTTCCTTTCGGCCTTTTTAGAAAGGCCAAGGGGATTGATGGAAGCACTAAAATCGATCATTGCGGACGGCTTCAAACCAAACCGCTCAGCAATCTCATAAATGTTACCGCCATGGGTTGTGTTCAATGAATACCTCTGCCTCCTTGACCCCTTGGACCCTGTTTAAAAAATTTTAATCATAAAATGCCCGTTATCGCAAACAGAAAAAACCTTCCATGGCCCAGTTGAGCAGAAGGGCAAGTAAGAGCATCCCGAACGAAGAAAGATATAATATCTTCCAGGCATCGCGAACATCCCCGAGGTCGAGATCCTTTTTTCGGTTGCCGATGAAGGGTTTCGGGCTGGGCTGGCCTCCATAATAATTTAAGCCTCCCAGTTGGACCCCGAGAGCTCCGGCCGTGGCCGCCTCCGGCCAAGCGCTGTTCGGGCTTTGATGTTGCCGGCGATCCCTCCTTAAAATCTCCAGAGAATCTCTCCAGGGTTTGCCGAGAAGGAATGCCGAAATAACGACAAGCCCACCACTGAGCCGGGCCGGAATGAAATTCGCCGCATCATCCAACCTGGCCGAGGCCCAGCCCATGTGCCGAAAGCGTTCCTTCTTATACCCAACCATGGAATCTAAAGTGTTTATCGCTTTGTAAGTCATGGCCCAGGGAGGACCCCCCAGGCCGAGGTAGAAGAGCGGAGCAATAACGCCGTCGGATAGATTCTCGGCAATGGTCTCCACCAAGGCCCGGATTACTTCGGGTTCACTCAGGTGAGCCGTATCCCTTCCTACCAAAAAAGAAAGCTCCTGACGGGCCCTGGCAAGATTTCCCGCCTCAAGGGCTTTTAAAACTCTCCGCGTTTCCACATGCAAATCTCTCGTTGCCAGGGTAAAGTAGCCCATAAAAATAGATAAAATGAAACTTGCGGCTTGGGAAAAATAACCGGCCCAATAAATTAAAAAAGTTGTAGCCATGAAGGTACTACCTACGACAATGAGAGCCAGCAGGATTCCGGAAATCTTTTGGCTGAGCGGAGATGAGTTGGCTCGCCAGAATAGATTTTCTAAAAAAACGATGAATCGGCCGATCAGGCGCACGGGATGCGGAAATCGTTGCGGATCGCCAAGGATAATATCGAGAAGGTAAGCAGAGATGAGTGTGATGGAGGCCAAAATGTTTTCTCACATCGATTTCAGATCTCAGATTGCCAATGGGAGATGTAAATCTGAAATCTAAAACTTGCCATCTGCAATTATTTTATCCCGATGATCCGGTAGATTCTCTCCACATCCAGCGCTTCCCGCAGAGCCGCTGCCAGCCCATCATAAACTCTTTCTTTAAAGGCCGTGTATTCAAAATTTTCTGTATTTCCAATCCCGGAAAGGCCTTTTTGCTTTTTCAAAGATTCGATGAATCGGCGTCGATATCGGTCGTTCTCAAAAAGTCCGTGGATGTAAGTTCCCCAAACCATCCCATCTGGCGAAACGGCTCCATCTTCGATTTCTACCTTTTGGTTGAGTCTCTCGATGATTTTAAAGGCTGGCCTAAGATCAGGGCCCCTTGCCGTTTCCCCCATGTGAATTTCATATCCCTGAAGGATTTCTTCCGGTGCAGTCGGGAAACCATTCAAGGGAATGGCTTTCACCTGGTAAGTCCTCTTTTCTTTCATAAGAATGGTTTCCACATCAAGAAGGCCCAGGCCCTTAATTTCTCCCCACGCAGTCTCCATACCAAGGGGATCGCGGATGGCCTTCCCCAGCATCTGAAACCCACCGCAGATTCCGATTACCATCTTCCCCAACTGGTGTAAATGC from the Deltaproteobacteria bacterium genome contains:
- a CDS encoding aminotransferase class I/II-fold pyridoxal phosphate-dependent enzyme, producing the protein MNTTHGGNIYEIAERFGLKPSAMIDFSASINPLGLSKKAERKLKQGLAAILHYPDPQYSELRRTLAQFHGLAEEQILVGAGSTEFIYAIPRVLSIRRPLIVTPAFSEYENALEISAGRTNVSIHYLETEEEDGFELSVESLLFSLTQGYDALYLGNPSNPTGILTEKEDLLKILAQAEREKVWFILDEAFIDFVEEESLKREAVSSSRLIILRSLTKFFALPGLRVGYIISNAETIRHFSRNREPWTVNA
- the cbiB gene encoding adenosylcobinamide-phosphate synthase CbiB, coding for MASITLISAYLLDIILGDPQRFPHPVRLIGRFIVFLENLFWRANSSPLSQKISGILLALIVVGSTFMATTFLIYWAGYFSQAASFILSIFMGYFTLATRDLHVETRRVLKALEAGNLARARQELSFLVGRDTAHLSEPEVIRALVETIAENLSDGVIAPLFYLGLGGPPWAMTYKAINTLDSMVGYKKERFRHMGWASARLDDAANFIPARLSGGLVVISAFLLGKPWRDSLEILRRDRRQHQSPNSAWPEAATAGALGVQLGGLNYYGGQPSPKPFIGNRKKDLDLGDVRDAWKILYLSSFGMLLLALLLNWAMEGFFCLR